The nucleotide window TTGCTGGAGGGCGATGAAGATACGAGCATCGGGAACGACACATTGGGGAGCACCGGAAAGGAGCATGCCCGAATGTGCTTTAACATATTTGCCAAAGACGTCGTAGTTCTTGTACAGAAGATCGGGGGTAGGGACGTCCCACTCTGCGGCTTCAAGGTCGAGGTCAAAGCCATCAATTACCGCATCGCCGAAAGGACGGGGCTTGTTGGCTGCCTtccattctggtgtgaggGGTCCATAGGCTCCGAGCAGAAACTCAGCGAACCAGTTTGCAACATCTGGAGTCGGCAGGGTGTAGTTCGTTGGCCAGCCACCACCAAGGGAGAGCATGACCTTCTTGCCACGTCTCTGGCAAGCCATAATAGCTTTATCGACACCAGGGCATGAACTAAGAAGCTTACTTTCCTTTCCCGTGGTCGGGTCGATGTAGTATTGCGCGCCGCATGCGTTGGCGTGATTCGTTCCTGGATATTCGCCTCGCTTTGATGGGAATTGGTTCACAACTGTTGTAATCGTTAGGTCAACAGTGTTCTTCTCAATCCAAAAACATCCCCAGAATGGCAAGAGGTCTGTAAAGATTGCAATGGAATAGTAGCTGGAAAATGTCTTTCCTTGGGGCCCCTAAATGGTGTGCCAGTAACCCCTGTGCGTACCAGCTGAAAAGTCTTGAGAGTCACAGAATTTCTTGGCTCTTGCTTCATGCCCTAGTAAAACAGGTTAACTTACACCCGATGTTAACAATGTCAATGCTAGGATCAACGCAGACTTCAGCGAGCGAGATCTGATTGCTTCCCTGTCCCCAGTACATGGCGACATTGGTCTTGGCAGCATTGTTGAAAGCAGCGGAAGCCGTCGAGGCAATAATCCCAGCCGCAAAAGCGACACGATTGAAGGTCGATGGATACATGATTATGATATTAACAGTGAAAACAACGTAACGCGATTTGAATGACAGGACGGCCGAGGCCAGTAAAGATCGTGATGAGCGGACTCAACGAAAGGACGCAAGCAAAAATGCTGCAATTAGGTGTAAACTCAAGAGAGTGACTTGACGAAGAACTGGAATACAGAGCGACTCACGATGAGAAAAGAAGATATGGGAGATTGCACTACATCAAAGCTTGGCCTGAGGGTCAGTACCTGCATAGGCGATGGGGCGTTCGCTGGCTGCGCCGTTGTTAGCATGAAGCCATGGTGCATTTTGACACAACTGGCGACATTTTCCTGCAGGAACAGAAGGATGGCTTTCATCTTCCCGTTCCATTGGTGGATAGTATGGAATTCTAACTACTTCAGGCTTGAAGTGTCGTAGGGCGTCCAAGAGTACCTGCGTCCAGACGAGCGCTAAGCTTCAATATGGCTTGTGGGAACACTCCCATGTGATGCTGCAGCCTAGTTTGAAGACCGGTGACTGGGCCGCGTGTAGAGAATTCAAGTATCAATCTCGGTTAAGAAGCTCAAAGTGTTCCTTCAACAGATGGCAAGCGATGGAGGGCAGGGTGATGCCGGATCGAAAAAGCAGAGCGGGTAGGACGGTCCAGCGTGCCGACGGCATGTATTCTCGTATTTCCACTATTATGCATGTACTCAAAACCAACAACCACTGCTCTTAAAGATGTTATAACTTACATTAAATCACCCTGCGCAGATAAACTGGGTAACGAAGATGCCGTGGTAGTCTCCTGAATGTGCCGCGGGCAAAGCCAGAACACCGGATCCATCGTGGCTGCCTGCGAATCTTCTCATGGCGGCAGACTACAGTGGTTCCAGCCCGATGGGGTAAGGGGTCCGAGCAATATGGTGTTGGCTGTGATTGAAAAGGCTTCGGCTACGGCTCAGGCGATCCCATAGTCAGGGGGCTTCGGCGTTAACCATGCCTCTTTAGGGAAAAAGCATTCAGGCTTGTATCAACCGCATCCTTCGAAGTGACATGTTCAACCGCCTTGGCTTTTGTCAAGTACTGGACAACTGTGAAGTAAGAATAGCTTTGACGTCCTTCCCATCTCGTCTTAGCCCACAACTTGCATTCCCACCTGCTAAATCACACTTCTCCAACACGATGTTCTGTCTCCTCAAATTTGACGAATGCCCTGATTATAGTGGAGTGCTGTGGGCCTGATCTTGCACTAGGATTCTTGCGGACCCTCGGAGCCTCCGTCACAATCCATCGGATTCGCGAACCTGACACGTCGAACTTGAGACCAAGAGAGCGCGCTGCACTTGGCATTACCGATAACGACCGCTATGCAAAGCTCGAGAGTGACGGGAGACCCTGCATCTTGAGTCTGACTCATCCGCAGTGCCGAAGTACCTTGCTCCTTAACGTGTAACGATAATAGGTGACATAAGAGCGAGCGCATTATGAAAGTGACTAGACCCTGGGGTAGAGTGAAACTGATGCGCGAACACGTTCGACTAATTCTCCCGAGATGCCAGCCGTCGGCGCACAAGGTGGGTATGGGTGCAAATCATAAGTACAGGGCCCGCCTTTGCCGAGGCAGATTCCGTCATGACTAAGCATTGAATTAGGTCAGCGCCCTGTTACAGCTGCCTAGGGACTGCGTGTAATGCAGCAGCTCTTCTACACCTCTAGCAGAGTGTTTGCTCACGAGAACATACCGGTACACTCAACGTAGTGTAGAGAGTTACCAAAATCCAACCTATACCATCACAttatgggtgtttctcgaaataccttgagccacctggatctggttggcttggtggccaagaacatcaactcctatagtaatttgttagtaaatcgatgcagccacgctttctaacacccacaacgtatttgaagttcattgtttgctgcgatcgcctctactgactcgcgtttttggtgttgcaattttctcgagcccatctcatcgcgatgccaggcaccggccaccgcttgcagcccgctgttctccaggctatcctcgaccgaattgctgcctgcgaaagtgatcgagccatctctagagctacaggtgcgagccgtaacacagtagcaaagctgaggttgagcttagagttttggggcgtgccttatccgccgcgctgcgttcgacttgggcggccatctatactccggcaagctcagcgcgaaggccttcaggcatacctcaatggctcaccgggcgcatacatggatgagatgagggacttcttgtacgacgagtacgacgttaggataagccttgcgagcgtttaccgagagctagagaagatgagatggtctcgcaagcttgcaacaaagcgggcaaaggagcagagtgagccactccgccgcctctatcttgccaggatggcgcaacactataaggcggagcagatcgttgcgttggacgagagcgcctgcaatgagcgtacgggcgaccgcaagtatggctggtctccaatcggggagccggtggagctatcacacagcttcaggcgatcagaacggtggtcgctgctgccagccatgacgatagatggctacataagctataagatctttcaaggcgcgattacatctgagatcctagaagacttcttagagtttcaagtgctgccgttctgcaatcctcacccagggccagcctcagtaatcgtgcttgataacgcctccatccatcgatcagagcgtgtacgggtgctttgccaaagtgctggagtactccttgagtatctgccgccatactcaccagatttcaaccccatcgagaagagctttaagcagctcaaggggtggatgaaaaggaattcagcgcaagcggagaacttcattgactttggggtctttcttgagtatgcagcgcagctggtgtgctgtaatattaactgcagaagctggttccataggtgtggctatccctattaattgtgcttttaaatggatgccacagtacgtttctataggtagatgataccatacaaatgcgaacgattacaccttaatgcgcaacccacaaaagcgatttaataattctaaaaaaataagagctatttctatacatatagaactatcttaggaagttaacctgttataatcgcataacgttgtagtgttgtacatagggctatccaaatagactattgttgcagcgcatttgaaacgcctgaaaaacctcaacactatagcgggcacgggccgctgtcaccaaaaacgctcaggccactaagcttcaagcattctcgccatcatcctccacaacactgctagacggttcaaccaccaatttcttgcgcgcaatctcttctcttttcttacaacgttcgactcgtctccagttacgatctgtgagaccctggtacccagcttgccattcttttgcagtgttttgtagcgtgaaaaaccagccaggaggctgcttgaaatgctgcgtccacaacttcaagatatcaccagatggctgcatcaagaggttgatatccatagctccgtcaataacaagagtcttataaagctcgttaatgtcctctccaactgtaggaaattttaacttaaggtagttaaagaaattactagtatgctcgttaatctcctgctcatgatcatatcggataggcgcccactgagatgcactagatacctcagctcttgttatcgttggtgcagctgcctgcaagttagactcctgttgaggttgcctgttcatccgctcaagctgtccaacgatgagcagttttgttaagcttttgatatcatcgtcgccatctccagccgcccgcaacttgcgcgttttctcatgcacccgcaggtcctttgctctcaaaattgcaagccgtacatcatcagatggctcatcgtacgttgcccttctcgctgtaattgctcttgcccacatggagataatgttgccgttgacaaagaggtgatct belongs to Pyrenophora tritici-repentis strain M4 chromosome 10, whole genome shotgun sequence and includes:
- a CDS encoding DDE-3 multi-domain protein; this translates as MPGTGHRLQPAVLQAILDRIAACESDRAISRATGASRNTVAKLRLSLEFWGVPYPPRCVRLGRPSILRQAQREGLQAYLNGSPGAYMDEMRDFLYDEYDVRISLASVYRELEKMRWSRKLATKRAKEQSEPLRRLYLARMAQHYKAEQIVALDESACNERTGDRKYGWSPIGEPVELSHSFRRSERWSLLPAMTIDGYISYKIFQGAITSEILEDFLEFQVLPFCNPHPGPASVIVLDNASIHRSERVRVLCQSAGVLLEYLPPYSPDFNPIEKSFKQLKGWMKRNSAQAENFIDFGVFLEYAAQLVCCNINCRSWFHRCGYPY